A DNA window from Trichosurus vulpecula isolate mTriVul1 chromosome 2, mTriVul1.pri, whole genome shotgun sequence contains the following coding sequences:
- the LENG9 gene encoding leukocyte receptor cluster member 9 — MEEEEAPTPICRFYVEGRCHFGARCRLAHPGAEAGAAARAEPQPGPPSGPEGKKPSMKTAQAVIDRIRWDPHLDPADFSVGYLDRFRGVQEEPFTAFCWDEELAALGPGVLAVPQHRIRYFLHRGRLVWDRATRTDFVFGSAAGRGTTILDGLAAAGAPGIEPDTPREDGGPAAASGAPEEGVRPGMETGAPEESGLGMETGAPEEGSRPGTEPSKTWGRTPHGSTEPEPEPKGSPEGRQELRPTHFVALMITDLELREAVARTQARLIEAEASIGSSLVGLETLHLTLVLLRLAGPGEVATAARALRCLVREPSFHYPRAVHFQNLACLDHRVIYSVPKPGLQGLAQALAQQLKAEGLQVLEPSGEELAPHLTLAKLPKGTSGHLSLPEAEAELGSQLVEGFQLCSVGRLQEAGGCYSVLAQVPLGP; from the coding sequence atggaggaggaggaggctccGACGCCCATCTGCCGGTTCTACGTGGAGGGGCGCTGCCACTTCGGGGCCCGCTGCCGGCTCGCCCACCCCGGAGCCGAAGCTGGAGCCGCAGCCCGGGCTGAGCCTCAGCCGGGGCCGCCGTCCGGGCCTGAGGGCAAGAAGCCCTCCATGAAGACCGCCCAGGCCGTGATCGACCGCATCCGCTGGGACCCTCACCTGGACCCTGCCGACTTCTCCGTGGGCTACCTGGACCGCTTCCGCGGCGTGCAGGAGGAGCCCTTCACCGCCTTCTGCTGGGACGAGGAGCTGGCCGCGCTCGGCCCCGGGGTGCTGGCCGTGCCCCAGCACCGCATCCGCTACTTCCTACACCGCGGCCGCCTCGTGTGGGACCGTGCCACCCGCACCGACTTCGTCTTCGGCTCGGCAGCGGGCCGTGGCACCACCATTCTGGACGGGCTCGCCGCAGCCGGCGCCCCAGGGATAGAACCCGACACCCCGCGGGAGGACGGCGGGCCAGCGGCAGCATCCGGCGCCCCGGAGGAGGGGGTCCGGCCAGGGATGGAGACCGGCGCCCCGGAGGAGAGCGGGCTAGGGATGGAGACTGGAGCCCCGGAGGAGGGGAGCCGGCCAGGGACGGAGCCCTCAAAGACCTGGGGAAGGACCCCGCACGGCAGcacggagccggagccggagcccaAAGGCAGTCCTGAAGGCCGCCAGGAGCTCCGCCCCACCCATTTCGTGGCTCTAATGATAACTGACCTGGAACTTCGGGAGGCAGTGGCCAGGACTCAGGCTCGACTGATTGAAGCAGAAGCCTCCATAGGCAGCAGCCTGGTGGGCCTCGAGACCCTCCACCTCACGTTAGTTTTACTGCGCCTGGCAGGCCCAGGGGAGGTGGCTACAGCTGCCCGGGCACTGAGATGTCTAGTCCGGGAGCCCAGCTTCCACTACCCAAGGGCGGTTCATTTCCAGAACCTGGCCTGCTTGGACCACCGTGTCATCTACTCTGTCCCAAAGCCTGGCCTCCAGGGCTTGGCTCAAGCCCTGGCACAGCAGCTCAAGGCTGAAGGGCTTCAGGTCCTGGAGCCCTCCGGAGAGGAGTTAGCCCCTCACCTCACTTTGGCCAAACTGCCTAAGGGGACCTCTGGGCACTTGTCCCTGCCAGAGgctgaggcagagctgggcagcCAATTGGTGGAAGGGTTTCAGCTGTGCTCTGTAGGGAGGCTGCAGGAAGCTGGGGGTTGCTATTCCGTGTTAGCCCAGGTTCCCCTAGGCCCCTGA
- the CDC42EP5 gene encoding cdc42 effector protein 5, which translates to MPILKQLGPALPKKRLDRDAISAPLGDFRHTMHVGRGGDAFGDTSFLSRHGGGGPSSSPGPSPGPSPVPSAAPSPARPALPPPTAPQPPRPSESQSESRPAAGDPFLSFHLDLGPSLLEEVLGVMDRGALADAGAAPSAPNGGLLTSQPDFGSEEDLDEVIGL; encoded by the coding sequence aTGCCCATCCTGAAACAGCTGGGCCCAGCCCTGCCCAAAAAGCGTTTGGACCGAGATGCCATCTCAGCCCCCCTGGGTGACTTTCGGCACACCATGCATGTGGGACGTGGGGGCGATGCCTTTGGGGACACGTCCTTCCTGAGCCGCCACGGCGGCGGGGGCCCCTCCTCGTCCCCTGGCCCTTCCCCAGGCCCCTCCCCAGTCCCCTCCGCTGCCCCGTCCCCGGCGCGTCCAGCTCTGCCGCCCCCCACTGCTCCCCAGCCCCCACGGCCCTCTGAAAGCCAGTCCGAGTCCCGGCCGGCCGCTGGAGACCCTTTCCTGTCCTTCCATTTGGATCTGGGGCCCTCGCTCCTAGAGGAGGTGCTGGGGGTGATGGATCGTGGAGCCCTGGCAGATGCAGGAGCTGCCCCGAGTGCCCCCAACGGTGGGCTGCTCACCTCCCAGCCGGACTTCGGCTCTGAGGAGGACCTGGATGAAGTTATCGGTCTGTAA